A single genomic interval of Microbulbifer variabilis harbors:
- a CDS encoding DUF2190 family protein encodes MATNFVQDGRMLDFTNNTSSVITSGQVLAVGAVLGVAMDDIAVGESGVIGIDGVFTVPKVSAAEIGQGETLTWDISAAAFDDSAATAATGDITGPTAFAAEAAGNGVTSLAVKFTGVPGTVKA; translated from the coding sequence ATGGCTACTAATTTTGTGCAAGACGGGCGCATGCTGGATTTCACCAACAACACAAGCTCGGTAATTACCTCTGGCCAGGTGCTAGCAGTAGGCGCAGTACTGGGTGTGGCGATGGATGATATCGCCGTGGGTGAGTCCGGTGTGATTGGTATTGATGGTGTATTCACTGTGCCCAAGGTATCCGCCGCAGAGATTGGCCAGGGGGAAACCCTCACCTGGGATATCTCTGCAGCAGCCTTTGACGATAGCGCCGCAACAGCCGCAACCGGTGATATTACCGGCCCCACCGCCTTTGCCGCAGAGGCAGCCGGTAATGGCGTTACCAGCCTAGCGGTCAAGTTTACCGGCGTACCGGGCACGGTGAAGGCCTAG
- a CDS encoding head-tail joining protein, producing the protein MDLDQRAAERAFRKWGKAATYDNGSGAGPIDCKVIFEQEVDEFEEEERLRVARIELSLLVSEVGTYSSGAVVTLGGVAYTVRKRLADDGVVWRVLVDG; encoded by the coding sequence ATGGATCTGGACCAAAGAGCCGCAGAGCGCGCGTTTCGCAAATGGGGCAAAGCCGCTACCTATGACAATGGTAGCGGTGCTGGGCCTATAGATTGCAAGGTGATCTTTGAGCAGGAGGTTGACGAGTTCGAGGAAGAGGAACGGCTGCGGGTAGCGCGTATTGAGTTGAGTTTGTTGGTCAGTGAAGTGGGTACTTACAGCTCAGGGGCGGTGGTTACGCTGGGTGGTGTGGCTTATACGGTACGTAAGCGGCTGGCGGATGATGGGGTGGTTTGGCGGGTGTTGGTGGATGGGTAG
- a CDS encoding DUF2513 domain-containing protein, with translation MRIDIEYLKELLGIILDHDKPDFNIGLDKINPLWNDDDKLNKLVFHLEILNDQGLIKSTNGSSSLGFRRASDGSVMVGVIPLRLTADGHQFASDLSKPGVLEKLKTSFQDSGPTETVKLVFALGKKAIDRKLAELSE, from the coding sequence GTGAGAATTGATATTGAATATTTAAAGGAACTACTGGGTATTATTCTGGACCATGATAAGCCAGATTTTAATATCGGCCTCGACAAGATAAATCCCCTGTGGAACGATGATGATAAGTTGAATAAGCTTGTTTTTCATCTGGAGATCCTCAACGATCAGGGGCTAATAAAAAGCACAAACGGAAGTAGTAGTCTTGGGTTTAGAAGAGCCTCTGATGGCAGTGTTATGGTCGGTGTTATTCCTCTCAGATTGACAGCCGACGGTCATCAATTTGCTTCTGATTTATCAAAGCCTGGTGTTCTGGAGAAGCTTAAGACATCGTTTCAAGACTCGGGGCCGACAGAAACTGTCAAATTGGTTTTTGCCCTTGGGAAAAAAGCTATAGATAGAAAACTTGCTGAATTGTCGGAGTAG
- a CDS encoding phage tail tube protein, with the protein MAQGYKTKFSRSDDGSSYTPVAGMLDIDPGEESRGSVEMTPIDGTSGYMDYDPSGLRDAGEVSITLIWKETDSGQQALRADYDSDTNKYYQIEYPEGTKVEFTGHIIGWGKAVPKDDKITRTVKFKISGKPTVTAGS; encoded by the coding sequence ATGGCACAAGGTTACAAAACAAAATTTTCCCGCAGTGATGATGGCAGCTCCTATACGCCAGTAGCTGGGATGCTGGATATTGATCCTGGTGAGGAGTCACGCGGTTCTGTTGAAATGACACCGATTGATGGCACCAGTGGCTATATGGACTACGACCCATCAGGGCTACGTGATGCCGGCGAGGTTTCCATTACTTTGATCTGGAAAGAGACAGATAGCGGCCAGCAGGCACTGCGGGCAGATTACGACTCCGATACCAATAAGTATTACCAGATTGAATATCCTGAAGGTACCAAGGTGGAATTCACCGGCCATATTATCGGCTGGGGTAAGGCCGTACCCAAGGATGACAAGATCACCCGCACCGTGAAGTTCAAAATCTCTGGTAAACCCACAGTAACCGCAGGCAGCTAG
- a CDS encoding phage minor tail protein G, protein MNLVPTPILESETVVFGQQEVELFELSAYHRCEYLQKTTEDIPLPQDEELPETELENFGQLWAFRAGEVSKKLLLVAYAIWMKPDCQASLEQIHQGLIRSVTPKLIDQLYIPAAKLSGLFVDVQTEKADSETESEEAEKKG, encoded by the coding sequence ATGAATTTAGTTCCTACCCCTATTTTAGAATCCGAAACCGTTGTATTTGGTCAACAGGAAGTAGAGTTATTTGAGCTGAGTGCCTACCACCGCTGTGAATATCTGCAGAAGACTACCGAAGATATTCCACTGCCGCAGGATGAAGAGTTGCCGGAAACTGAGCTGGAAAACTTTGGCCAGCTTTGGGCGTTTCGTGCAGGGGAGGTGAGCAAAAAATTGCTGCTGGTAGCCTATGCCATCTGGATGAAGCCAGATTGCCAGGCATCACTGGAACAGATCCATCAGGGCTTAATCCGCAGCGTTACCCCTAAGTTGATTGACCAGCTCTATATCCCTGCTGCAAAGCTATCCGGGCTTTTTGTCGATGTTCAAACTGAGAAAGCGGATAGTGAAACAGAAAGCGAGGAAGCCGAAAAAAAAGGCTAG
- a CDS encoding phage tail assembly protein T, translated as MPGFHFARQLARDFNRPDYFNMLRSMSSTEFDHWYEYHSERPLNTEVQQWQLAHIAAGTLGGKVSNFLPQPHKPKTVQQQIAIWNSMS; from the coding sequence GTGCCGGGTTTTCACTTTGCCCGGCAGCTCGCACGGGATTTTAACCGTCCCGACTATTTCAATATGTTGCGCTCCATGAGTTCTACCGAGTTCGACCACTGGTATGAATATCACTCTGAACGCCCTCTAAACACCGAAGTCCAGCAGTGGCAGCTAGCCCACATTGCCGCCGGCACCTTGGGGGGCAAAGTCTCTAACTTCCTACCTCAGCCGCACAAGCCCAAAACCGTGCAGCAGCAAATCGCAATCTGGAATTCCATGAGCTGA
- a CDS encoding phage tail length tape measure family protein has translation MAKQTSMATMVANLELRSTQYKREMAQAAARNKQLTREIKSTSAAGDVFGRSMRGAAQGVAAIDGPLGGVSGRVGALNGLLTSGASSWALFGAGVAGVTAVFYQSIRAGEEMERQQLKIEALLKATGSASGRTAQQLDDQARSVARATLASVTGIREAQGVLITFKGVQGPVFDDAIRLSQDLSAVMGGDAKSAALQLGKALEEPSTGLTALKRAGVSFTEQEKEQIKTLEQSGRVAEAQRMILLKLEQQVGGAGAAEAGGLTGATDSLGQAWQEFLEGLSETSGSTSIATAGIQKLTGVVDTLRRGLAPTEEEEQRNQFAKLHSQLVSHQHLMAKAEKEGVQVQFEIHKYKAEKILAQLDELQNAQIAAQKKRQEEERIAEEAAAAAREQAERDRIAQQRAMAEEAGGAQLIQLDQFLADQQGKIQLDHEQRLQQIAALQVAEEELTKRGFESIEALRAEYSEREKARYQMALAEEQSRSANDGGEGSQVGADGLTDAERQRITARLETLQLSWLTEMEQLQVQQDEEMALLDQAYAKKLINHDDYERKLTLLEGKHAKQREKLEQVSSKNRWKAFGGAMDMMLGISNTGSKKLFKIQKALSLAKAAATLPSAIIESYNNSGGYPWGIPAAVAMAAAGAAQIAQIKSASFDGGASASSVSTGGAVASTPSESFAASNDDGFVEGDSQQPGTVVNLTIQGDLIGDNAQTIADKLTTMFAEQDLVAIPEDSRQAQILRG, from the coding sequence ATGGCAAAACAAACTTCCATGGCCACCATGGTGGCGAACCTGGAGCTGCGCTCCACTCAATACAAACGTGAGATGGCCCAAGCGGCCGCGCGCAATAAACAACTCACCCGTGAAATAAAATCCACCAGTGCCGCTGGGGATGTATTCGGCCGCTCTATGCGTGGTGCCGCCCAAGGGGTCGCCGCTATCGATGGCCCTTTGGGCGGTGTTTCTGGTCGAGTCGGTGCGCTTAATGGCCTGTTGACCAGCGGTGCCAGTAGCTGGGCATTATTTGGGGCAGGGGTCGCTGGGGTTACCGCTGTTTTCTATCAGAGCATTCGCGCTGGTGAGGAGATGGAGCGGCAGCAACTCAAGATTGAGGCCCTGCTTAAAGCGACCGGCAGTGCTAGCGGCCGCACTGCACAGCAGTTAGATGATCAGGCTCGATCGGTTGCCCGCGCTACCCTGGCCAGTGTCACCGGCATTCGTGAAGCCCAAGGTGTGCTCATAACCTTTAAGGGCGTGCAGGGGCCTGTCTTCGATGACGCTATCCGGCTGAGTCAGGATTTATCGGCCGTTATGGGTGGCGATGCCAAGAGTGCCGCTTTGCAACTCGGTAAGGCATTAGAGGAGCCATCCACTGGATTGACCGCCCTGAAGCGCGCCGGGGTCAGTTTTACCGAGCAAGAAAAAGAGCAGATTAAAACCCTGGAGCAGTCAGGCCGTGTGGCAGAAGCCCAACGCATGATTTTGCTTAAGCTGGAGCAGCAGGTCGGCGGCGCCGGTGCGGCTGAAGCTGGAGGTCTTACCGGTGCTACTGATTCTTTAGGACAGGCCTGGCAGGAGTTTTTGGAAGGCCTCAGTGAAACCAGCGGCTCGACCAGTATTGCCACGGCAGGTATTCAGAAGCTCACCGGAGTAGTGGATACCCTGCGCCGAGGTCTTGCCCCCACTGAGGAAGAAGAGCAGCGCAATCAATTTGCCAAGCTTCATAGTCAGTTAGTGTCGCACCAGCACTTGATGGCCAAGGCGGAAAAAGAAGGCGTTCAAGTTCAGTTCGAAATTCACAAATATAAAGCCGAGAAGATACTCGCACAGCTCGACGAACTGCAGAATGCACAAATAGCCGCACAGAAAAAGCGGCAGGAGGAAGAGCGGATAGCCGAGGAGGCTGCCGCTGCGGCCAGGGAGCAGGCAGAGCGCGATCGTATCGCCCAACAGCGTGCCATGGCGGAAGAGGCCGGTGGTGCTCAGTTAATCCAGCTGGATCAATTCCTGGCTGACCAACAAGGAAAAATCCAACTCGACCACGAACAGAGGCTACAGCAAATCGCCGCGCTTCAGGTTGCCGAGGAGGAACTGACAAAGCGGGGATTCGAATCCATTGAAGCGCTGCGGGCGGAATATTCTGAGCGCGAGAAGGCCCGCTATCAAATGGCGCTGGCAGAAGAGCAGTCACGGTCAGCCAATGATGGCGGGGAAGGCAGTCAAGTCGGGGCTGACGGCCTAACCGATGCGGAGCGCCAGCGAATCACTGCACGTTTGGAAACGCTCCAGCTTTCCTGGCTCACCGAGATGGAGCAACTGCAGGTTCAGCAAGATGAGGAAATGGCCCTGCTGGATCAGGCCTACGCCAAGAAGCTCATCAATCATGATGACTATGAGCGCAAGCTTACTCTGCTGGAAGGTAAGCACGCTAAGCAGAGGGAAAAGCTCGAACAGGTTAGCAGCAAGAACCGTTGGAAGGCGTTCGGCGGTGCGATGGATATGATGCTGGGTATCTCGAATACCGGCAGTAAAAAACTTTTCAAGATTCAGAAAGCGCTCAGTCTGGCCAAAGCTGCCGCAACCCTCCCGAGTGCAATTATCGAGTCTTATAACAACAGTGGGGGGTATCCCTGGGGTATTCCTGCAGCGGTCGCAATGGCTGCAGCTGGCGCGGCTCAAATTGCTCAAATCAAGAGTGCTTCCTTTGATGGTGGCGCTAGCGCTTCCAGTGTGAGTACTGGCGGTGCGGTAGCGAGCACACCATCAGAGAGTTTTGCCGCTTCTAATGATGACGGTTTTGTAGAGGGCGATTCACAACAGCCTGGCACGGTTGTGAACCTGACGATACAAGGCGATTTAATCGGAGATAACGCACAAACCATTGCCGATAAATTAACAACCATGTTTGCGGAGCAGGATTTGGTAGCAATCCCCGAGGATAGTCGCCAAGCACAAATACTCAGGGGATAG
- a CDS encoding helix-turn-helix domain-containing protein — MLEAGTLGKRLRNARKLKGMTIAQLAKQLGLAPSQVSKMETGKQKIAAELLPAWCEAVGITLAEVYGAENLHHFAQIPFPPLVARLYAKLPQEFRRHIHRVIESSYQLWKGRQ; from the coding sequence ATGTTGGAGGCCGGAACACTGGGCAAACGCCTGCGCAACGCACGGAAATTGAAGGGGATGACGATCGCACAGTTGGCCAAGCAGCTGGGGCTGGCACCATCTCAAGTTTCGAAAATGGAAACAGGCAAGCAGAAGATAGCGGCGGAACTGCTGCCGGCCTGGTGTGAGGCGGTGGGGATTACGCTAGCGGAGGTGTACGGGGCCGAGAACCTGCACCACTTTGCGCAGATTCCCTTTCCGCCGTTAGTTGCGCGGCTCTATGCAAAACTGCCGCAGGAGTTTCGTCGGCATATTCACCGAGTGATTGAGAGTAGTTATCAGCTTTGGAAAGGGAGGCAATAA
- a CDS encoding LexA family protein: MKLSPLYGHGIACGFPSPADDHKEAALSLDEHLISKPAATFMARANGDSMMGLGIFDKDLLIVDRSLTPAHGDVVVVALDGQLTCKVLDQQQGRLLSANDDYAPIPIWEGQELIVEGVVKASVRYHRPR, from the coding sequence ATGAAGCTTTCCCCACTCTACGGCCACGGCATTGCCTGTGGCTTTCCCTCTCCCGCCGATGACCACAAGGAGGCGGCCCTTAGCCTGGATGAGCATCTGATCAGCAAGCCGGCGGCGACCTTTATGGCGCGGGCGAATGGGGATTCCATGATGGGGTTGGGCATCTTCGACAAGGATCTGCTGATTGTCGATCGCTCGTTAACCCCTGCCCATGGCGATGTGGTTGTGGTGGCCCTGGATGGCCAGCTCACCTGCAAGGTGCTAGACCAGCAGCAGGGGCGGCTGCTCTCTGCCAATGATGACTACGCCCCAATCCCCATCTGGGAGGGGCAGGAATTGATTGTGGAGGGGGTGGTTAAAGCTTCGGTGCGTTACCACCGGCCGCGTTGA
- a CDS encoding Y-family DNA polymerase, with protein MLVLVDCNSCYASCEQIFRPDLRGRPVVVLSNNDGFVVARSKEAKLLGIGDLEPFFKVQHLLRAHRVAIFSSNYPLYGDISHRVMTTLREFGPNVEVYSIDEMFLDLHGLQEDWSDYGRKIRNTLWRNIRMPVGVGIAPSKTLAKLANRAAKKIPKCDGVCALDTPEKWQWMQRRTAVNDVWGIGRRLTKRLADFGIETAYDLAQANPKILRRRINVNIERTIEELNGIPCLGLEEEPPAKKQIYCTRSFGEKLTGLPPILQAATLYASRAAEKLRAQKSLVKSIHVFLHTSPHEPNYYSCSVVVQTPYPTDDTRVIVRLVREAIADLYRPGCRFMKAGVGLIEIIPRALGQRDLFTPGQSLRAGQTMQAMDRINKKFGRGTLFLGAEGIQKKWKMRQAFTSPAYTTRWGDLPRVVT; from the coding sequence ATGCTAGTACTGGTGGACTGCAATAGCTGCTATGCCAGCTGCGAGCAGATATTCCGGCCGGACCTGCGTGGACGCCCGGTGGTGGTGCTCTCCAATAACGACGGCTTTGTGGTGGCACGCTCCAAGGAAGCGAAGCTATTGGGTATCGGCGACCTGGAGCCTTTCTTTAAGGTCCAACACCTGCTGCGCGCGCATCGGGTGGCGATTTTCTCCAGCAATTATCCCCTGTATGGCGATATCTCCCACCGGGTGATGACTACTCTGCGCGAGTTCGGCCCCAATGTGGAGGTCTACAGCATCGATGAGATGTTTTTGGACCTGCACGGGCTGCAGGAAGATTGGAGTGATTACGGCCGCAAGATCCGCAACACCCTCTGGCGCAATATCCGTATGCCTGTCGGTGTGGGTATCGCCCCCAGCAAAACCCTGGCTAAGCTCGCCAACCGCGCGGCCAAGAAAATCCCCAAATGCGATGGCGTCTGTGCGTTGGATACGCCAGAGAAGTGGCAGTGGATGCAGCGCCGCACCGCCGTCAATGATGTGTGGGGCATAGGCCGGCGCCTCACCAAGCGCCTGGCGGATTTCGGCATAGAGACCGCCTATGACCTGGCGCAGGCCAACCCGAAAATCTTGCGTCGCCGTATCAATGTGAATATTGAGCGCACTATTGAAGAGTTGAACGGAATCCCCTGCCTGGGACTGGAGGAAGAGCCCCCAGCGAAGAAGCAGATCTACTGCACCCGCTCCTTCGGCGAAAAGCTCACCGGCTTACCCCCGATACTGCAGGCCGCCACCCTCTACGCCAGCAGGGCCGCAGAGAAACTGCGCGCACAGAAGTCGCTGGTAAAGTCGATTCATGTGTTTCTACACACCTCACCCCATGAGCCCAACTACTACAGCTGCAGCGTCGTAGTGCAGACCCCATACCCGACCGATGACACACGGGTAATTGTGCGGCTGGTGAGAGAGGCCATTGCCGATTTATACCGCCCCGGCTGCCGCTTTATGAAAGCAGGCGTCGGGCTAATCGAGATTATCCCCCGCGCGCTGGGGCAGAGAGATTTATTCACTCCAGGGCAATCGCTCAGGGCAGGGCAGACCATGCAGGCGATGGACCGGATCAATAAAAAGTTTGGTCGCGGGACGCTGTTTCTAGGGGCTGAAGGCATCCAGAAGAAATGGAAGATGCGGCAGGCGTTTACATCGCCTGCCTATACCACTCGGTGGGGGGATTTACCTAGGGTGGTGACTTGA
- a CDS encoding tyrosine-type recombinase/integrase, which translates to MALSDAWLKANSGKKIEKRFEKADRDGLSVRVTPQGKITFQLRYRYDGKAARVDLGSYPLMTLKSARSEGQRLKGKLEQGYDPRVVKQLEKQAILNADSLEELFLQWYHSYCKENKKGHHEILRSFQLYVFPAVGHLPAEEVTLHEWLALLEKRAQATPGIADRILTNAKQMLKWGVRRRLITSNPIANINATEDLRIKKGTGTRSLSPDEIGMMWQALEHSRMAPKNKIFLKLCLFYGCRNGELRVSEKEHFDFEKRIWTVPPANHKMGKSTKKPLLRPITPEIEPLLKEAFLLSGESKHLFNNSGSDKPMGQGAPLALPYNLMQWLRRHRDYEMKHWSVHDLRKTARTNFSELTEPHIAEIMLGHKLPGQWQVYDHYDYLKEQTEAYTRWWEKLIDINSSSLE; encoded by the coding sequence ATGGCGTTGTCGGATGCCTGGCTGAAGGCTAATTCAGGAAAGAAGATAGAGAAGCGTTTTGAAAAGGCCGACCGGGATGGTCTCAGTGTGCGCGTTACGCCCCAGGGGAAAATCACTTTCCAGCTCCGCTACCGCTACGACGGCAAGGCGGCCCGTGTGGATCTCGGCTCCTACCCTTTAATGACACTGAAGAGCGCCCGAAGTGAAGGCCAGCGCCTAAAAGGAAAGCTGGAACAGGGCTATGACCCCAGGGTAGTTAAGCAACTTGAAAAGCAGGCGATCCTAAACGCGGATTCTTTGGAGGAGCTTTTCCTGCAGTGGTATCACTCCTACTGCAAGGAGAACAAAAAGGGCCACCATGAAATCCTGCGTTCTTTTCAGTTGTATGTGTTCCCGGCCGTTGGCCACCTCCCCGCCGAAGAAGTCACTTTGCATGAGTGGCTGGCCCTACTGGAGAAACGGGCACAGGCCACTCCCGGTATTGCCGACCGCATCCTGACCAATGCCAAGCAAATGCTGAAGTGGGGCGTGCGACGCAGGCTCATCACTAGCAACCCGATTGCCAATATCAACGCAACGGAAGATCTGCGCATCAAGAAAGGCACCGGCACCCGCTCCCTGAGCCCGGACGAAATCGGCATGATGTGGCAGGCCCTGGAGCACTCACGCATGGCGCCAAAGAATAAGATCTTCCTCAAGCTCTGTCTGTTCTATGGCTGCCGCAATGGTGAGTTGCGCGTAAGCGAGAAAGAGCACTTCGATTTCGAGAAGCGCATTTGGACAGTGCCACCCGCCAACCACAAGATGGGCAAGTCAACCAAGAAACCCCTGCTGCGCCCCATCACCCCCGAGATTGAGCCCCTACTAAAAGAAGCTTTTCTGCTGAGCGGTGAAAGCAAACACCTGTTCAACAATAGCGGCAGCGATAAGCCTATGGGCCAGGGCGCACCGCTGGCACTGCCCTACAACCTGATGCAGTGGCTGCGCCGGCACAGAGACTATGAGATGAAACACTGGTCGGTCCATGACCTGAGAAAAACCGCAAGGACAAACTTTTCCGAACTGACAGAGCCCCATATTGCTGAAATTATGCTGGGGCATAAATTACCAGGCCAGTGGCAAGTCTATGACCACTATGACTACTTGAAAGAGCAGACGGAAGCTTATACAAGGTGGTGGGAAAAACTAATAGATATCAATAGCTCTTCGCTCGAATAA
- a CDS encoding aminopeptidase P family protein — translation MSQERLQRVREELRRQGVEAFLVPRADEYQNEYVPAADERLAWITGFTGSAGMAVIGLDKAALFVDGRYTLQGQQQLGDLPIALEDLNSEVIARWVGDQLRSGQSLGFDPRLHTDPGLALLKEYLGERDIALKPLEQNPIDTIWLDRPASPCGQACPHPYVFTGEHSSEKRQRIATLLAEKRVDALWLANPESCAWLFNIRGDDIPHLPVALSSGVLFRDGSAILYLAEPAVGEGLLEHLNREVMVVTEKGQLFEGLRRRHVNRIWVDPTISNCWTLQQLRALDLQLLLERDPVTQAKACKNSVELAGSRAAHERDGAALCEFLAELPTAVAEGLDELAAVKLLYSKRQQREGFRGNSFETISGYGPNGAIVHYRVSEESSLPMAPEGIFLCDSGAQYPDGTTDVTRTVALGEIPALAREHFTRVLKGHIAIATLRFPQGTCGEQIDAIARRSLWDAGLDYAHGTGHGVGSFLSVHEGPQRIGKAVTNTPLQPGMILSNEPGFYLTGQYGIRIENLVFVKESVDYQGFLQFEELTLAPIDRSLIDTTLLTAQELQWLNCYHQRVRKIITPLVNEKTASWLQKATEAL, via the coding sequence ATGAGTCAGGAAAGATTACAGCGAGTGCGGGAGGAGTTGCGGCGACAGGGCGTGGAGGCTTTCCTGGTTCCCCGCGCCGATGAGTATCAGAATGAATATGTGCCCGCAGCAGATGAGCGTTTGGCCTGGATTACTGGCTTTACTGGATCTGCGGGCATGGCGGTGATTGGCCTGGATAAAGCTGCTCTTTTTGTAGATGGTCGCTATACCCTGCAAGGCCAGCAGCAATTGGGAGACCTGCCCATAGCCCTGGAGGATCTAAATAGCGAGGTTATTGCCCGTTGGGTGGGTGATCAGCTGCGCTCGGGTCAGTCTCTGGGCTTTGATCCTCGCCTGCATACGGACCCGGGGTTAGCGCTGTTGAAAGAGTATTTGGGTGAACGAGATATTGCCCTAAAGCCCTTGGAACAGAATCCCATTGATACGATTTGGCTCGACCGGCCAGCATCTCCCTGTGGCCAAGCCTGCCCCCACCCCTATGTGTTTACTGGTGAGCACTCCAGTGAAAAGCGCCAGCGCATCGCCACTCTTCTCGCCGAAAAGCGTGTAGATGCTCTGTGGCTGGCAAATCCCGAGAGCTGTGCCTGGCTGTTCAATATTCGTGGAGACGACATTCCCCATTTACCTGTAGCACTATCCAGTGGAGTGCTCTTCAGAGATGGCAGCGCAATTTTGTATCTGGCCGAACCGGCAGTTGGTGAGGGGCTTTTGGAGCACCTTAATCGGGAAGTGATGGTGGTAACCGAGAAGGGCCAGTTGTTTGAAGGTCTGCGCCGCCGCCACGTGAACAGGATTTGGGTAGACCCCACAATTAGTAACTGTTGGACTCTGCAGCAGCTACGCGCTCTGGATTTGCAATTGCTATTGGAGCGTGACCCTGTGACCCAGGCCAAGGCGTGTAAAAATTCCGTAGAGCTGGCGGGCTCCAGGGCAGCGCATGAGCGCGATGGTGCAGCGCTGTGTGAATTCCTAGCCGAACTGCCCACTGCAGTGGCAGAAGGTTTGGATGAGCTGGCTGCGGTGAAGCTGCTTTACAGCAAGCGTCAGCAGCGCGAAGGCTTTCGCGGCAATAGCTTTGAAACTATTTCGGGCTATGGTCCCAATGGTGCCATAGTGCACTACCGGGTGAGCGAGGAGTCGAGCTTGCCGATGGCTCCTGAGGGAATTTTCCTGTGCGACTCGGGCGCTCAATATCCCGATGGCACCACGGATGTGACTCGTACAGTGGCCCTGGGAGAAATTCCTGCACTTGCACGAGAGCACTTTACCCGTGTGCTCAAAGGACATATTGCCATCGCGACCCTACGCTTTCCGCAGGGCACCTGTGGAGAGCAGATCGATGCGATTGCACGTAGATCTCTTTGGGATGCCGGCTTGGATTACGCCCACGGAACAGGTCATGGTGTTGGTAGTTTCCTAAGTGTGCACGAAGGGCCACAGCGTATCGGCAAAGCGGTTACCAATACCCCGTTACAGCCCGGTATGATTCTCTCCAATGAACCGGGTTTTTATCTCACCGGTCAATACGGTATTCGTATTGAAAATCTGGTGTTTGTAAAAGAGAGTGTGGATTACCAAGGCTTTTTGCAGTTTGAGGAATTAACGCTGGCGCCGATCGATCGGAGTCTGATTGATACTACACTTCTCACCGCGCAAGAGCTGCAATGGTTGAACTGTTACCACCAGCGTGTGCGGAAGATCATCACGCCTCTGGTGAATGAAAAAACGGCTTCCTGGTTACAGAAAGCCACCGAGGCTTTGTAA
- a CDS encoding response regulator, with product MGARILIVEDEIELANLLLDYLEAAGYQADILTNGNEVIPHVEAHPPDLILLDLMLPGKGGLEICTAIRRYSSVPIIMLTARIEEADRLRGLEIGADDYVCKPYSPREIVARVKAVLRRTHSSEQQKLGEIQLQRNTGQLLIGGQDVGLTALEFHLFELLYSEPGRIFSREQIMDRIYSDYRVISDRTIDSHIKKVRKKIAALLPDKELIHSVYGAGYKFEVQ from the coding sequence ATGGGCGCAAGGATTTTAATTGTCGAAGATGAAATAGAACTGGCCAACTTGCTGCTGGATTACCTTGAAGCAGCTGGCTACCAGGCCGATATACTCACTAATGGCAATGAGGTCATCCCCCATGTTGAGGCCCATCCCCCGGACCTGATTTTGCTCGATCTGATGTTACCGGGGAAAGGCGGATTGGAGATCTGCACGGCAATCCGCCGCTACAGCAGCGTACCGATTATTATGCTGACCGCCAGAATTGAAGAGGCTGACCGCTTGCGAGGCTTGGAAATTGGAGCGGACGACTATGTGTGTAAACCCTATAGCCCCAGGGAAATCGTGGCGCGGGTCAAAGCCGTTCTGCGTCGTACACACAGCTCCGAGCAACAAAAACTCGGGGAAATCCAGCTGCAGCGCAACACCGGTCAACTGTTGATCGGGGGCCAAGACGTGGGCTTAACGGCCCTGGAGTTCCATCTCTTCGAGCTTCTCTACAGTGAGCCGGGCCGTATTTTTTCCCGAGAACAAATCATGGATCGTATTTATTCCGACTACCGGGTAATCAGCGATCGAACTATCGATAGCCACATAAAAAAAGTGCGCAAGAAAATTGCGGCCTTGCTGCCGGATAAAGAATTAATCCATTCAGTTTACGGTGCGGGATACAAATTTGAGGTGCAGTAA